Within Desulfocurvus vexinensis DSM 17965, the genomic segment TAGACCTGGTAGGGGATGGCCAGGCCCGACTGCTGCTGCACGCGCATCTGCACGGCGTCGAAGGCCGCGAAGAGCAGCGCGCCGAGCAGGGCCTTGCCGGGCCGCCACGAGGCGAAGACCACCAGGGCGATGCAGATCCAGCCCCGGCCATTGACCATGCCGATGTAGTAGGCGTCGAAGGCGGCCAGGGTCAGAAAGGCGCCGCCCACGGCCATGAGCGCGCTGCCCGCCATGACCGCCACGGTGCGGATGGCATGGACCGACAGGCCCTGGGACTCCACGGCCATGGGGTTTTCGCCCGCCATGCGCAGGGCCAGGCCCGCCGGGGTGCGGTAGAGCACCCAGGCCGTGACGCCCAGCGCCGCCAGGGCCAGCAGGGTCAGGGGCGTCTGGCCGAAGAGCACCGGCCCCAGCAGGGGTATGCTGCTCAGGCCCGGGATGTCCATGGCTGCGAAGGGCACGATCTTGGGCGGAGTGGTGGCCTTGGGCAGCAGCATGCGGAAGGCGAAGGACGACAGGGCCGAGGCCAGCATGGTGATGCCCAGGCCGGTGACGTGCTGCGACAGGCCCAGGTGGACCGTGAACAGCGCGTGGACGAGCCCCAGGGCCGCGCCCACGGCGGCGGCGAAGAGCACCGCGCCCCACAGCGACCCGCCCAGGTAGACCCAGCACCAGCCCCCCATGCACCCGGCGGCCATGATGCCCTCGATGCCCAGGTTCAAGACGCCCGCGCGCTCGCAGATCAGCTCGCCCAGGGTGCCGAAGAGCAGCGGCGTGGCCATGCGCACCGTGGCGACCCAGAAGCCGGTTTCCAGCAGCAGTTCCAGCACGCCCACGGCCTACCTCCAGCGGATGCGCCAGCGCGGCGCCAGCATGCTCACCAGCACGGCCAGAAGCGAAAGCGCCGTGGCCACATCGGCAATATAGTTGGAAATTTCCAGGGAACGGCTCATGGAGTCGGCGCCGATGGAAATGACGGCCACGAACAGCGCCGCCGCCACCACGCCCAGGGGGTGCAGCGCCGCCAGCATGGCCACCACGATGCCCGAGTAGCCGAAGCCCGGGGAGAGGTCCAGGGTCAGGTAGCCCTTGAGGCCCGCCAGCTCGCTGACCCCGGCCATGCCCGCCAGCCCGCCGGAGAGAAGCGCTGTGCGCAGCACCGCGCGGCCCACGGGGATGCCCGCGAAGCGGCTGGCGCGCTCGCTGTGGCCCACGGCGCGGATCTCCAGGCCCCAGGTGGAAAAGCGTATCACGGCCCAGGCGCCCACGGCGCAGGCCAGGGCGACCACGAAGCCCCAGTGCAGGCGCGTCTTGGCCACCATGGGCGCCAGCACGGCGGCGTCCACCACCGGCGCGGCCTGGGGCCAGCCCATGGCCATGGGGTCCTTCCACGGCCCGAAGACCAGCCAGTTCACGGCCAGAAGGACCACGAAATTGAGCAGCAGGGTGGTGACCACCTCGTCCACGGCCAGGCGTGTCTTGAGCAGGGTCGGGCCCAGCAGCAGCAGCCCCCCGGCCAGGGCCCCGGCCAGGAAGAGCGTGGGCACCATCAGCCAGGCGGGCAGGTCGAGCATCCCGGTGCCCAGCCAGGTGGCCATGGCCGCCCCCGCGTAGAGCTGGCCCTCGGCGCCGATGTTCCACAGCTTGGCGCGGAAGGCCACGGCGGCGGCCAGCCCGGTGAAGATCAGCGGCGTGGCCCGGGTCAGGGTCTCGGTGAGGGCGAAGGTCGAGCCCAGGGAGCCCTTGAGCAGCAGGCCCAGGGCCCGGGCGGGCGAGGTGCCCGAGAGCCAGATGAGCAGCGAACACAGCGCCAGGGCCACGCCCACGGCCAGCACCGGAGCCAGCACCGTGAGCGCCAGGGAGGGCTGCTCGCGCGGTTCAATGCGCACTGCGGGCCTCCTCGCCGTGGCCGCTCATGGCCAGGCCGATGGCTGCGGCGTCGGCCTCGTCGGGGCGCACCGGGGCGGACAGGCGGCCGCGGTGCATGACCTGGATGCGGTCGGCCACCTGGAAGATTTCGTCCAGGTCCTCGGAGATGAGCAGCACCCCGGCCCCGGCGCGGCTGACCTGCATGAGCGCCTTGTGCACGAAGGCGGCGGCGCCCACGTCCAGGCCCCAGGTGGGCTGGCTGGCCAGGATGACGGACGGGCTGCCCGAGAGCACCCGGGCCAGGATGAGCTTTTGCATGTTGCCCCCCGAGAGCTGGCGCACCGGGGCGCCGGGGCCCGGGCAGCGCACGTCGAAGCGGGCGACGAGGTCGCGCGCGCGCTGGCGCATGGCCGCAAAGTCCAGCAGCCCCCAGCGCGAATAGGGCCGCTGGCGGTAGACCTCCAGGGCCAGGTTCTCCATGACGCTCATGTCGCCCACCAGGCCGGTGCCCGTGCGGTCCTCGGGCACGCGGCCCACGCCCAGGGCGATCATGCCCGCCGGGGTCGGGGCGGGCACGGGGCGGCCATGGACGCGCAGCTCCCCGGCGTCGGGCCGGGCCAGCCCGCTGACCAGTTCGGCCAGGGCGGCCTGCCCGTTGCCCGACACCCCGGCGATGCCCAGGATCTCCCCGGCGCGCAGGGTCAGGTCCAGCCCTTCCAGCACGGGCCGCCCCTCGGGGCCGCGCAGCAGGACGCCGTCCAGGGCCAGCACCTCGGCGCCGGGTTCGCCCGGGCGGCGCTGCACCCGGGGCACCTCGCCGCCGACCATGGCCCGGGCCAGGGTGCCCGCGTCGGTCTCGTGGGTCGCGGCGCGCAGCACGACCTTGCCGTGGCGCAGCACCACGCAGCGGTCGCTGGCGGCCATGACCTCGCGCAGCTTGTGGGTGATGAAGATGACCGACAGGCCCCGGTTGACCAGCAGGCGCAGGGTGGCGAACAGCTGGTCGCTCTCCTGGGGCGTGAGCACAGCGGTGGGCTCGTCCAGGATCAGGATGCGCGTGTCGCGGTACAGGGCCTTCAAAATTTCCACGCGCTGGCGCTGGCCCACGGAAAGATCACGCACGCGGGCGTCGGGGTCCACATGCAGGCC encodes:
- a CDS encoding ABC transporter permease gives rise to the protein MRIEPREQPSLALTVLAPVLAVGVALALCSLLIWLSGTSPARALGLLLKGSLGSTFALTETLTRATPLIFTGLAAAVAFRAKLWNIGAEGQLYAGAAMATWLGTGMLDLPAWLMVPTLFLAGALAGGLLLLGPTLLKTRLAVDEVVTTLLLNFVVLLAVNWLVFGPWKDPMAMGWPQAAPVVDAAVLAPMVAKTRLHWGFVVALACAVGAWAVIRFSTWGLEIRAVGHSERASRFAGIPVGRAVLRTALLSGGLAGMAGVSELAGLKGYLTLDLSPGFGYSGIVVAMLAALHPLGVVAAALFVAVISIGADSMSRSLEISNYIADVATALSLLAVLVSMLAPRWRIRWR
- a CDS encoding ABC transporter permease, whose translation is MGVLELLLETGFWVATVRMATPLLFGTLGELICERAGVLNLGIEGIMAAGCMGGWCWVYLGGSLWGAVLFAAAVGAALGLVHALFTVHLGLSQHVTGLGITMLASALSSFAFRMLLPKATTPPKIVPFAAMDIPGLSSIPLLGPVLFGQTPLTLLALAALGVTAWVLYRTPAGLALRMAGENPMAVESQGLSVHAIRTVAVMAGSALMAVGGAFLTLAAFDAYYIGMVNGRGWICIALVVFASWRPGKALLGALLFAAFDAVQMRVQQQSGLAIPYQVYLMMPYVFSIVALVVMSRRAAYPAALLVPFRKGER
- a CDS encoding ABC transporter ATP-binding protein, translated to MPESQTVLRLRGVTKRFGPLTANDAVSLELARGEMLALLGENGAGKTTLMHILFGHYVADEGEVEVMGRPLPPGSPRAALDAGVGMVHQHFTLAANMTVLENVMVGTRPVWSTRLRTAAARKRLADLSARFGLHVDPDARVRDLSVGQRQRVEILKALYRDTRILILDEPTAVLTPQESDQLFATLRLLVNRGLSVIFITHKLREVMAASDRCVVLRHGKVVLRAATHETDAGTLARAMVGGEVPRVQRRPGEPGAEVLALDGVLLRGPEGRPVLEGLDLTLRAGEILGIAGVSGNGQAALAELVSGLARPDAGELRVHGRPVPAPTPAGMIALGVGRVPEDRTGTGLVGDMSVMENLALEVYRQRPYSRWGLLDFAAMRQRARDLVARFDVRCPGPGAPVRQLSGGNMQKLILARVLSGSPSVILASQPTWGLDVGAAAFVHKALMQVSRAGAGVLLISEDLDEIFQVADRIQVMHRGRLSAPVRPDEADAAAIGLAMSGHGEEARSAH